A single region of the Tigriopus californicus strain San Diego chromosome 8, Tcal_SD_v2.1, whole genome shotgun sequence genome encodes:
- the LOC131884975 gene encoding helicase SRCAP-like: MSLSETSKSARIQRVRSRLKTRLSQLRQVLAQHETELERLQATSGPFIPVPALDAAPEEPPAGSARLSSPASPRPSGSASPVVVVAPAAGRSRSSSRRGETAVSAAARAEAVITTRVQLLQAEGKWAGAKKWKPVVEPAVMKTHWGYVLEEMTWMSSVVQQELKIRKTLSRKCARMVQKHFQDRHLAVARAQKATETNKRKIASFMAKEIRGFWANIQKLFEYQLKTQIEEKRKEALDVHLNFIVDKTEKFSTLLAESLATTTTNSTPGGSDGESLDGGSSTRSHSRQDREYRPAESSDDDEATISKDDDRREDDELDDLNREADIPVEDLLKKFHPELFAEKEEVDPDPASTKSETQSSDKSQPRGEKDQNGQAQGNKDKADGEDEDDDDEEDDDEEKTKDLKVLVDPDPEADSDNDEFFGAIEAAAQFKPTGNTLDTTNVKTKVPFLLKHTLREYQHIGLDWLVSLHERQFNGILADEMGLGKTIQTIALLAHLACEKGSWGPHLIVVPTSVMLNWEMEIKKWCPAFKILTYYGSQKERKAKRVGWTKPNSFHICITSYKLVIQDHSSFRRKQWHYLILDEAQHIKNFKSQRWQLLLNFSSRARLLLTGTPLQNNLMELWSLMHFLMPNVFQSHRNFKEWFSNPLTGMVEDTAEYNDSLVKRLHKVLRPFLLRRLKNEVEKQMPKKYEHVIKCPLSKRQRFLYDDFMSRSKTQETLETGNFLNVINILMQLRKVCNHPNLFEPRPTVSPFVCDPIITQYLAPKPILKALDYQPLDEIDLKNHSLCLTNNETTLSAFDAFNLHRLKVNDIQTCVRLLALESNQIHVPPCPRDEFRMRVRPVPLNTRNQRELIQFSNVINNNLFVKGKKELSIKIYKGTYLLVKSSQSPLWASDPQLGYNFKDAKSVQGPENGTMVQSPLKRPHESSELSPVPPKVAKLEDGEEKKVEQGPPKTAMGIFSSKLFQGGLKSRQKMVQREYLEVVTQDLKQKFLLNESRCRTTPFYGLDLVQAVSNVVRSLAHLNYDLPQTFDRVILERFHIFVPPVLLANTAIPTTVKTAPLIQEILANEPNQHGINFNLLLPELRLIQYDCGKLQVMGGLLRKLKAENHRVLVFTQMTKMLDVLESFLNYHGFIYLRLDGATKVEQRQALMERFNGDPKYFCFILSTRSGGVGINLTGADTVIFYDSDWNPTMDAQAQDRCHRIGQTRDVHIYRMISEHTIEENILKKANQKRLLGDLAIEGGNFTTASLKSQTIRDIFNVNKNDETDERDNDDEEKQKNSSVGAFESAIAAVEDELDSQALISARKEANEDADDFDENDKSPQDNIQSGFLSQLTPIEKYAYGLMEHIEGDWKAQQINAAESELAHQKKLLNDQKIEGLDKNDDEEEEADENGEEEEGQDNQAQDQGESENDADDDNGDEEQQDDEDMDEGSDDEEGDDEEDEEEEEEEEEEEEEESSEDDSDPEVIRSPKTRSRGNVRINLWSL, encoded by the exons ATGTCGCTCAGCGAGACGTCCAAGTCGGCCCGCATTCAGCGGGTCCGTTCCCGCCTTAAAACCCGTTTATCCCAACTGCGCCAAGTTCTGGCTCAACATGAAACCGAGCTCGAGCGACTCCAAGCCACATCCGGCCCGTTTATACCCGTACCCGCACTCGATGCGGCCCCAGAGGAGCCGCCGGCCGGTAGTGCTAGGTTAAGTAGTCCGGCCTCACCCCGCCCGAGCGGGTCCGCTTCGcccgtggtggtggtggcgccGGCGGCGGGTCGTTCGCGAAGCTCGAGTCGACGGGGCGAGACGGCCGTGAGTGCGGCTGCGAGGGCTGAAGCCGTTATCACCACACGGGTCCAACTCTTGCAAGCCGAGGGCAAATGGGCCGGGGCTAAGAAATGGAAGCCCGTAGTGGAGCCAGCCGTGATGAAGACGCATTGGGGCTACGTGTTGGAAGAGATGACGTGGATGAGTAGCGTGGTCCAGCAGGAGCTCAAGATCCGTAAGACCTTGTCGCGGAAATGCGCCCGCATGGTCCAAAAACACTTTCAAGACCGTCACCTGGCCGTGGCACGGGCGCAGAAGGCCACTGAGACCAACAAACGCAAGATCGCTTCGTTCATGGCCAAGGAGATCCGCGGGTTCTGGGCCAATATCCAGAAATTGTTCGAATATCAACTCAAGACGCAGATCGAGGAGAAACGCAAAGAGGCTTTGGATGTGCATCTGAATTTTATAGTGGACAAAACTGAAAAGTTCTCAACTCTATTAGCCGAGAGCttggccaccaccaccaccaattcCACGCCGGGCGGCAGTGATGGTGAAAGTCTCGATGGCGGCAGTTCCACGCGCTCGCATAGCCGCCAAGACCGCGAATATCGACCGGCGGAATCCTCGGACGACGATGAAGCCACCATTTCGAAAGACGATGATCGACGAGAAGACGACGAACTCGACGATCTAAACCGCGAAGCGGACATTCCCGTCGAGgatcttttgaagaaattccaTCCCGAGCTTTTTGCCGAAAAAGAGGAGGTTGACCCAGACCCGGCATCAACGAAGAGTGAGACTCAATCCAGTGACAAAAGTCAGCCCAGGGGTGAAAAGGATCAAAACGGCCAAGCCCAAGGTAACAAAGACAAAGCCGATggagaggacgaggatgatgatgatgaagaagatgatgatgaggaaaagACGAAGGATCTAAAAGTATTGGTCGATCCTGATCCCGAGGCGGACAGTGACAACGATGAATTTTTCGGAGCCATCGAGGCCGCCGCACAGTTCAAGCCTACGGGCAACACGCTTGATACGACCAATGTCAAAACCAAGGTGCCCTTCTTGCTCAAACATACTCTCCGCGAGTACCAACATATCGGCTTGGATTGGTTGGTCTCTCTACATGAACGCCAATTCAACGGAATCTTGGCCGACGAGATGGGCCTGGGGAAGACCATTCAAACGATTGCCTTATTAGCCCACTTGGCGTGCGAGAAAGGGTCCTGGGGTCCTCATCTGATTGTGGTGCCCACCTCCGTCATGCTCAATTGGGAAATGGAGATCAAGAAATGGTGCCCCGCTTTCAAGATCCTCACTTACTACGGATCTCAGAAAGAGCGCAAAGCCAAACGTGTGGGCTGGACCAAGCCCAATTCATTCCATATTTGCATCACCTCCTACAAACTGGTCATCCAAGACCATTCCAGTTTCCGACGGAAACAGTGGCATTATCTCATCTTGGACGAGGCCCAacacatcaaaaatttcaaatcccaGCGTTGGCAGTTGCTCTTGAACTTTTCCAGTCGAGCTCGCCTGTTACTCACCGGCACACCCCTTCAGAACAACCTCATGGAGTTGTGGTCACTCATGCACTTCCTAATGCCTAACGTGTTCCAGTCCCATCGCAACTTCAAGGAATGGTTCTCTAATCCACTGACAGGCATGGTGGAAGACACGGCCGAATACAACGATAGCTTGGTGAAGCGGCTCCACAAGGTCTTAAGGCCGTTTCTCCTGAGGCGACTCAAGAACGAGGTCGAGAAGCAAATGCCCAAGAAATACGAGCATGTCATCAAATGTCCACTCTCCAAAAGACAACGATTCCTCTACGACGACTTCATGTCTCGTTCCAAGACCCAAGAAACACTTGAGACTGGCAACTTCTTGAATGTGATTAATATCCTGATGCAATTGAGGAAGGTGTGCAACCATCCCAATTTATTCGAACCTCGCCCTACCGTGTCTCCGTTTGTCTGTGATCCAATCATTACCCAATACCTGGCGCCCAAACCCATTCTCAAGGCTCTGGACTATCAACCCTTGGATGAGATTGATCTCAAGAACCATTCTCTATGTCTGACCAACAATGAAACCACCTTATCTGCCTTTGACGCCTTCAACTTGCACCGATTAAAAGTGAACGACATCCAGACTTGCGTGCGTCTCCTCGCCCTTGAATCCAATCAAATCCATGTCCCACCCTGTCCCAGAGATGAATTCCGAATGAGAGTCAGACCCGTGCCTTTGAACACGAGAAATCAACGTGAGCTGATTCAGTTCTCAAACGTGATCAACAACAACCTCTTTGtcaaaggaaagaaggaactGAGCATCAAAATTTACAAAGGAACCTACCTTCTAGTAAAATCGTCTCAAAGCCCACTTTGGGCGTCGGATCCCCAATTGGGAtacaacttcaaagatgccaaATCCGTCCAGGGTCCAGAAAATGGCACGATGGTCCAGTCCCCTTTAAAAAGGCCCCACGAGAGCTCGGAACTTTCTCCCGTTCCACCTAAAGTAGCTAAACTCGAGGACGGTGAAGAGAAGAAGGTCGAGCAAGGTCCGCCCAAAACTGCCATGGGAATATTTTCGTCCAAGCTGTTTCAAGGAGGCTTAAAATCTCgacaaaaaatggttcaaagagAGTACTTAGAGGTGGTGACCCAggatttaaaacaaaagttcCTTTTGAACGAGTCCCGATGTCGAACCACTCCCTTTTACGGGCTCGATCTCGTTCAAGCCGTGTCAAATGTAGTCAGGTCCCTCGCTCATTTGAACTATGACCTCCCTCAAACCTTCGATCGAGTCATCTTGGAGCGTTTCCACATTTTCGTGCCACCTGTACTCTTGGCCAACACCGCCATCCCCACAACCGTCAAAACCGCCCCCCTGATTCAAGAGATCCTTGCGAATGAACCAAATCAACATGGCATTAACTTCAATCTCCTCCTCCCCGAACTGAGACTCATCCAGTACGATTGTGGCAAGCTTCAAGTCATGGGTGGCCTGTTGCGAAAGCTCAAGGCTGAAAACCATCGAGTGTTGGTCTTCACGCAAATGACCAAGATGTTGGATGTCTTGGAGAGCTTCTTGAACTACCACGGATTCATTTATCTCCGGTTGGACGGAGCCACGAAAGTGGAACAGAGACAAGCTCTTATGGAACGATTCAATGGGGATCCGAAATATTTCTGTTTCATCCTCTCCACTCGATCTGGAGGTGTTGGCATCAATCTAACTGGAGCAGATACTGTTATCTTTTATGACTCGGATTGGAATCCCACCATG GATGCTCAAGCCCAGGATCGCTGTCACCGAATCGGTCAGACGAGAGATGTGCACATTTATAGAATGATCAGTGAGCACACAATCGAAGAGAACATTCTGAAGAAAGCCAATCAGAAAAGACTCTTGGGAGATTTGGCGATTGAAGGAGGTAATTTTACTACAGCTTCTCTAAAGTCCCAAACCATCAGAGACATCTTCAACGTGAACAAAAACGATGAAACCGACGAGAGAGACAACGATGACgaggaaaagcaaaagaacTCGTCCGTGGGAGCCTTCGAGAGTGCTATAGCTGCTGTTGAAGATGAACTTGATTCGCAG GCCCTCATTAGCGCCCGTAAAGAAGCAAATGAGGATGCCGATGATTTCGACGAGAACGACAAATCCCCTCAAGACAACATTCAAAG CGGATTCCTCAGTCAATTGACTCCAATCGAAAAATATGCATACGGACTGATGGAGCATATTGAAGGCGACTGGAAAGCTCAACAGATCAATGCTGCCGAATCGGAATTAGCCCATCAAAAGAAGCTGTTAAATGATCAGAAAATTGAAGGTCTAGACAAAAACGAcgatgaggaggaagaagcgGACGAGAAcggcgaagaagaagaaggccaagataATCAAGCCCAGGATCAAGGCGAGTCCGAAAATGACGCAGACGATGATAACGGCGACGAAGAACAACAAGACGACGAGGATATGGACGAAGGAAGTGATGACGAGGAAGGAGATGatgaggaagacgaagaagaggaggaggaagaagaggaggaggaagaagaagaatctaGTGAGGACGACAGTGATCCTGAAGTGATCCGAAGTCCCAAAACCCGTTCTAGGGGAAATGTTAGAATCAACTTGTGGTCACTCTAG
- the LOC131884614 gene encoding disks large homolog 1-like yields MPVCKAEAHRALELLEDYYARLDETDEKELKSAIERVIKIFKSRLFQALLDIQEFYELTLMDECKTSAIKTTEALEMATRWETTNRPFAKGYNGTHDMSGGMGRPTLPPQFKEELMSKLPEMRHYDPSSTSTMSDSGITAPVNNAVAAPTTVSAAKVTPYEYDEIALERGTYGLGFSIAGGVDNPHVGSDTSIYITKLIPGGAAALDKRLRVGDIILKVNDTSVVNVSHSIAVEALKRAGNRVVLSVKRKLAQVKDNEELLEVELLKGSKGLGFTIAGGIGNQHIPGDNGIYVTKVMDGGAAAAEGRIEVGDRLVCVKNFPGGEFVLDNCTHEEAVNALKKCKDKVVMVVSKGDTHYPSSPTMGQMQPLDNYTMKRSVSDEELRIPRDVVLHKTAAGLGFNIVGGEDGEGIFISFILAGGPADVSGQVRRGDKILSVNKIDLSTATHEDAAIALKNAGSTVALRLLYCPDDYEKFEAKIHSIKSHVMAGSVLKMSEKKSLYVRALFDYDPSTDEGIPTKGLLFSFGDIIHVINASDDDWWQARKIDPLGNELGVGLIPSRNRWERKMRSKDRSIRWDRDGSGKRTKKSSNDLDGEHENGVRDGAETIISYELVQQIEIEYTRPVIVLGPLKDRINDELISEFPDKFGSCVPHTTRPKRQFEMDGRDYHFVQSRDTMERDIQNHKFIEAGQYNDNLYGTSIASVKEVAERGKHCILDVSGNAIKRLQAARLFPVAIFIRPPSISFIKHVNDDKMPKEQCEKIYNRAKRLENDFMQYFTSIVEGSDFDDVYSKVKRLISIHSSTKIWVPANEMF; encoded by the coding sequence ATGCCCGTGTGCAAGGCAGAGGCCCACAGAGCCTTGGAGCTTTTGGAGGACTACTATGCCCGCTTAGATGAAACAGACGAGAAGGAGCTCAAGTCTGCCATTGAGAGAGTGATCAAGATCTTCAAGTCACGACTGTTCCAGGCTCTTTTAGATATACAAGAGTTCTATGAACTCACGTTGATGGACGAGTGTAAAACAAGTGCCATCAAGACCACAGAAGCGTTAGAAATGGCCACCCGTTGGGAAACCACCAACCGACCTTTTGCTAAAGGCTACAACGGAACTCATGATATGAGTGGAGGCATGGGAAGGCCCACTCTGCCCCCCCAGTTTAAGGAGGAGCTCATGAGCAAGCTTCCCGAGATGAGGCATTACGATCCATCTTCGACGTCAACGATGTCTGATAGTGGAATCACGGCCCCCGTCAATAATGCCGTGGCGGCTCCGACCACAGTCTCTGCAGCCAAGGTCACGCCCTACGAGTATGATGAAATTGCACTTGAAAGAGGCACGTATGGCCTCGGTTTCTCAATTGCTGGGGGAGTGGATAACCCCCACGTGGGCAGTGACACCTCCATATATATCACGAAGCTCATCCCGGGGGGCGCAGCAGCCTTAGATAAACGTCTCCGTGTTGGCGATATTATCTTGAAGGTCAACGACACAAGTGTGGTGAATGTTTCTCATAGTATTGCCGTAGAGGCCTTGAAAAGAGCGGGAAACCGCGTGGTGTTGTCCGTGAAAAGAAAGTTGGCACAAGTGAAAGACAATGAAGAGCTCTTAGAAGTCGAGTTGCTGAAGGGATCAAAAGGTTTGGGCTTCACTATTGCGGGTGGCATTGGAAACCAACATATACCCGGAGATAACGGTATCTACGTGACGAAAGTCATGGACGGCGGGGCTGCCGCGGCAGAGGGAAGAATCGAAGTCGGGGATCGGTTGGTATGCGTCAAGAACTTCCCGGGCGGCGAATTTGTCTTGGACAATTGCACTCACGAAGAAGCCGTTAATGCCCTGAAGAAATGCAAAGATAAAGTCGTAATGGTGGTGAGCAAGGGCGACACTCACTACCCGTCGTCGCCCACGATGGGCCAAATGCAACCGTTAGATAATTACACAATGAAGAGATCGGTCTCGGACGAAGAGTTACGGATTCCAAGGGATGTCGTCCTCCACAAGACAGCTGCTGGGCTAGGATTCAACATTGTGGGCGGGGAGGATGGGGAGGGAATAttcatttcgttcattttgGCGGGAGGACCAGCCGACGTTAGCGGCCAGGTTCGTCGAGGAGACAAAATACTCAGTGTGAACAAGATCGACCTCAGCACGGCCACTCACGAAGATGCCGCCATTGCCTTAAAGAACGCTGGTTCCACAGTGGCTCTTAGGCTTCTCTACTGCCCCGACGATTACGAAAAGTTCGAGGCCAAGATTCATTCCATTAAGAGCCACGTTATGGCTGGCAGTGTGCTAAAAATGTCAGAGAAGAAGAGTTTGTACGTGCGGGCCTTGTTCGACTACGATCCTTCGACCGACGAGGGCATTCCCACCAAAGGTCTCCTATTTTCTTTTGGAGACATTATTCACGTCATCAATGCGTCTGACGACGACTGGTGGCAAGCCAGAAAGATTGATCCTTTGGGCAATGAGCTCGGCGTAGGCCTGATTCCCAGTCGGAACCGTTGGGAGCGGAAGATGCGATCCAAAGATCGCAGCATCCGTTGGGATCGCGATGGCTCGGGAAAACGCACCAAAAAGTCTTCCAACGATCTGGATGGGGAACATGAGAACGGAGTCAGGGACGGGGCCGAGACCATCATCTCGTACGAGCTGGTGCAACAGATTGAAATCGAGTACACGCGACCAGTTATCGTCCTCGGACCTTTGAAGGATCGTATTAATGACGAACTCATCTCGGAGTTCCCCGACAAGTTCGGCTCTTGTGTTCCCCACACGACTCGCCCCAAACGCCAATTTGAGATGGATGGTCGAGATTATCATTTTGTTCAGTCTCGCGACACCATGGAACGCGACATCCAGAACCACAAGTTTATCGAGGCTGGGCAGTACAACGATAACCTTTATGGTACTTCCATTGCCTCGGTCAAAGAGGTAGCCGAACGAGGTAAGCATTGCATCCTAGACGTGAGTGGGAACGCCATCAAACGGCTCCAAGCGGCCCGTCTCTTCCCCGTGGCCATCTTCATTCGACCACCAAGCATTTCCTTCATCAAGCATGTCAATGATGATAAGATGCCCAAAGAGCAATGCGAGAAGATCTACAATCGGGCCAAGCGCCTGGAAAACGACTTTATGCAATACTTCACGTCCATCGTGGAAGGTAGTGATTTTGATGACGTTTACAGCAAAGTGAAGCGGCTAATCAGTATTCATTCGTCCACCAAGATTTGGGTGCCGGCGAATGAAATGTTCTGA
- the LOC131884974 gene encoding guanine nucleotide-binding protein G(o) subunit alpha (The sequence of the model RefSeq protein was modified relative to this genomic sequence to represent the inferred CDS: added 71 bases not found in genome assembly) — MGCAMSAEERASRARSKQIEKNLKEDGIQAAKDIKLLLLGAGESGKSTIVKQMKIIHESGFTSEDFKQYRPVVYSNTIQSLVAILRAMPNLGITFANTDRDGDAKMVMDVVSRMEDTEPFSEELLAGMKRLWADGGVQECFARSNEYQLNDSAKYFLDDLSRLGAKDYQPTEQDILRTRVKTTGIVEVHFSFKNLNFKLFDVGGQRSERKKWIHCFEDVTAIIFCVAMSEYDQVLHEDETTNRMQESLKLFDSICNNKWFGDTSIILFLNKKDLFEEKILRSPLTICFPEYAGAQEYGEAAAYIQAQFEAKNKSTTKEIYCHMTCATDTQNVQFVFDAVTDVIIANNLRGCGLY; from the exons ATGGGGTGTGCCATGTCTGCCGAGGAGAGGGCCTCCAGGGCCAGGAGCAAACAGATTGAAAAGAACTTGAAGGAAGACGGCATCCAAGCGGCCAAGGACATCAAATTGCTATTATTGG GAGCGGGAGAGTCTGGCAAAAGCACCATCGTGAAGCAGATGAA AATCATCCACGAGAGTGGTTTCACATCCGAAGACTTCAAACAGTACAGACCGGTGGTTTACAGCAACACCATTCAGTCCCTGGTCGCCATTTTGAGAGCAATGCCCAACCTCGGCATCACATTTGCCAACACCGACAGAGAC GGCGATGCCAAAATGGTCATGGACGTGGTCTCTCGGATGGAAGATACCGAACCTTTCTCCGAGGAGCTTTTAGCAGGCATGAAGCGCTTGTGGGCGGATGGAGGCGTGCAAGAGTGTTTCGCCAGGTCCAACGAGTACCAACTGAACGATTCTGCCAAATA CTTTTTGGACGATCTCTCTCGCCTCGGGGCCAAGGATTACCAGCCCACAGAGCAAGACATCTTACGAACCCGAGTCAAAACCACAGGAATCGTCGAGGTTCACTTTTCGTTCAAGAACCTGAATTTCAA ACTCTTTGACGTGGGAGGACAGAGAtcggaaagaaagaaatggattCATTGCTTCGAGGACGTGACTGCAATTATTTTCTGCGTGGCGATGTCAGAATATGATCAAGTCCTTCATGAGGATGAGACCACA AACCGAATGCAAGAGAGTTTGAAGCTCTTTGACTCGATATGCAACAACAAATGGTTCGGAGACACGTCAATAATTCTATTCTTGAACAAGAAGGATctctttgaggaaaaaattCTGCGATCTCCACTAACCATCTGTTTCCCAGAATATGCTG AAGGAAATCTATTGTCACATGACATGTGCCACGGACACACAGAACGTCCAGTTTGTGTTCGATGCCGTCACGGATGTGATCATAGCCAACAACCTTCGCGGGTGTGGCCTTTACTAA
- the LOC131884615 gene encoding uncharacterized protein LOC131884615 — protein MVSRPLSWLSPAKLERLGIIPSANLLWLHNDGKVILVSISHFTILREVKLDSSALGVFSCPDDSQAPPGIFVLYGGKVVRLSVPSLEPGPALAIPKKLGECDATSRVIYDDGFFTKLSIEEDRFSIHHQDQDQAWYYSRPLNKLARARRQVPYCFNFKHAFVVDKGNNVACLSLSEGSKLCQFGISKHTPVVNMRCQLENNVLAVALNHGAVMVLNFQMDTQQVMTVFSTRLHWHSMAITSFVWSWDGQTLYTGGNEQALVQWDWMHSTKMVVPRLGGTLNEILVDKRDGSLYLFNDRQTLLSLNSSLFLEPKVLTISSLTKFNEGDCFWHAPTSTVMTMEKNQALSFYSLSQSGVAWTMHMNKRNESVMPNQKQPNPSCLSLSPSGRWLVYSLGEVLELWNFQDSEKTFKQTASLFQTHDSTVKHAVVTDSPIFLTADSIQVKLWQYLPEAKKASMIGQITFKNKKPTQLAISGDETVVGAAFNESVTLWDRENLALICVLTTDLSLKHLFFTESYLVGIANGKQIQVWSLQNLNHSETHNIVGKEKKTPNTLRNMPRMFLKEGTTLMRLDEVDWKLKHYRGGVKSKSKAGEDHVASEGKPSSIGSSLVKPLTKTDPTISTTVDHECSLQTCLTFSPVSSTMIQCLEECL, from the exons ATGGTTTCAAGGCCCTTGTCATGGCTGTCTCCAGCCAAATTGGAACGCTTGGGAATCATCCCTAGTGCCAATCTTCTCTGGCTGCACAATGACGGCAAA GTGATTTTGGTGTCCATATCGCATTTCACGATTCTCCGAGAAGTCAAATTGGACTCGAGCGCATTGGGAGTGTTCAGTTGCCCGGATGACAGCCAAGCACCCCCGGGAATATTCGTACTCTATGGAGGAAAAGTCGTTCGACTCAGTGTACCCTCTTTGGAGCCTGGTCCTGCGCTTGCCATTCCGAAGAAATTGGGAGAATGTGATGCCACGAGTCGTGTCATTTATGATGACGGCTTTTTCACCAAGCTTTCAATCGAAGAAGATAGGTTTTCAATACACCATCAAGACCAAGACCAAGCGTGGTACTATTCAAGGCCTTTGAACAAATTAGCTCGTGCTCGAAGACAAGTACCTTATTgctttaactttaaacatgcGTTCGTAGTGGATAAAGGCAACAATGTGGCGTGCCTAAGTCTGAGTGAAGGATCCAAATTGTGCCAATTTGGCATCTCGAAACATACTCCAGTTGTCAACATGCGTTGTCAATTGGAAAATAACGTATTAGCCGTGGCACTGAATCACGGTGCTGTTATGGTGCTCAACTTTCAAATGGATACGCAACAAGTAATGACAGTGTTTTCAACCCGCCTACATTGGCATAGTATGGCAATTACATCGTTCGTGTGGTCGTGGGATGGACAAACTTTGTATACGGGAGGCAACGAACAGGCTTTGGTTCAGTGGGACTGGATGCATTCCACGAAGATGGTTGTGCCACGATTGGGTGGCACATTGAACGAAATCTTGGTCGATAAGCGCGATGGCTCTTTGTACTTATTTAATGACCGGCAAACCTTGCTTTCTTTGAATAGTTCGCTGTTTCTAGAACCCAAAGTTTTAACCATTAGCTCGCTGACGAAATTCAACGAGGGAGATTGTTTTTGGCACGCACCCACCTCCACAGTGATGACAATGGAAAAGAACCAAGCCTTGAGTTTCTATAGTTTGTCTCAAAGCGGAGTGGCTTGGACCATGCACATGAATAAGCGCAATGAGAGTGTCATGCCCAACCAAAAACAACCCAACCCTTCGTGTCTCTCATTATCGCCAAGCGGACGTTGGTTGGTGTACAGTTTGGGCGAGGTTTTGGAGTTGTGGAATTTCCAGGACTCTGAGAAAACCTTCAAACAAACCGCATCTCTATTCCAAACCCATGATTCAACCGTGAAACATGCGGTCGTGACAGATTCTCCAATCTTTCTGACCGCAGACTCCATTCAGGTGAAACTGTGGCAATACCTTCCAGAAGCCAAGAAGGCCTCCATGATTGGCCAAATTACATTTAAGAACAAGAAACCCACGCAGCTGGCCATCAGTGGAGACGAAACCGTGGTTGGAGCCGCATTCAATGAGAGTGTGACCTTGTGGGATCGCGAGAATCTGGCtttaatatgcgttttgacAACAGACTTGAGTCTCAAACATCTATTCTTCACCGAGTCTTATTTGGTTGGCATTGCCAATGGAAAACAGATTCAGGTGTGGagtcttcaaaatttgaaccattcgGAAACCCACAATATTgttgggaaagaaaaaaagactcCGAACACGTTGAGGAATATGCCCCGCATGTTTTTAAAAGAAGGAACCACCTTAATGCGACTAGATGAAGTCGACTGGAAACTGAAGCATTATCGTGGGGGAGTGAAGAGCAAGAGTAAAGCCGGAGAGGATCATGTGGCTTCAGAGGGAAAGCCTTCTTCTATTGGCTCTAGTTTGGTCAAGCCCTTGACGAAAACGGATCCTACCATTTCTACAACAGTGGATCATGAATGTTCATTGCAAACCTGTTTGACCTTCAGCCCAGTTTCTTCAACTATGATTCAGTGTTTGGAAGAGTGTTTGTAG